In Puntigrus tetrazona isolate hp1 chromosome 18, ASM1883169v1, whole genome shotgun sequence, one genomic interval encodes:
- the blvrb gene encoding flavin reductase (NADPH) isoform X1, with protein sequence MSDAVKNVAIFGSTGMTGLATLPLAVAAGYNVTVLVRDAARLPADHRASRVVVGDVLNKDDVKKTLEGQDAVIVILGTRNDLSPTTMMSEGTRNILEVMKARGIRKVVACMSAFLLWDRAKVPPRLVPVTEDHDRMYAVLKESGLDYIAVMPPHIAGDKPLTEKYTATENMLKGRVISKHDLGHFFVKCLSISEWDGKTVGVCGEYS encoded by the exons ATGTCTGACGctgtaaaaaatgtggcaaTATTCGGCAGCACGGGGATGACGGGGTTAGCGACCTTACCTCTGGCGGTGGCTGCAG GTTACAATGTGACCGTGCTGGTGAGAGACGCCGCGAGGCTGCCTGCAGACCACAGGGCCTCCAGAGTGGTGGTGGGAGACGTTCTGAACAAAGACGACGTGAAGAAGACCCTGGAGGGTCAAGATGCGGTCATCGTCATTCTGGGGACAAGAAATGATCTCA gTCCCACAACGATGATGTCTGAGGGAACCCGGAACATTCTGGAGGTCATGAAAGCCAGAGGGATCCGCAAAGTCGTTGCGTGCATGTCAG CGTTCCTTCTGTGGGATCGCGCCAAAGTTCCTCCTCGCCTGGTGCCGGTCACAGAAGACCACGACCGAATGTACGCCGTCCTGAAGGAGTCAGGGTTGGACTACATAGCCGTCATGCCTCCGCATATTGCTG GTGACAAACCTCTAACGGAAAAATACACTGCGACTGAGAACATGTTAAAAGGAAGGGTTATCTCCAAACATGACCTGGGCCATTTCTTTGTCAAGTGTCTTTCCATTTCTGAATGGGATGGAAAAACAGTTGGAGTTTGTGGAGAATATAGTTAA
- the blvrb gene encoding flavin reductase (NADPH) isoform X2: MYSYNVTVLVRDAARLPADHRASRVVVGDVLNKDDVKKTLEGQDAVIVILGTRNDLSPTTMMSEGTRNILEVMKARGIRKVVACMSAFLLWDRAKVPPRLVPVTEDHDRMYAVLKESGLDYIAVMPPHIAGDKPLTEKYTATENMLKGRVISKHDLGHFFVKCLSISEWDGKTVGVCGEYS, from the exons atgtaca GTTACAATGTGACCGTGCTGGTGAGAGACGCCGCGAGGCTGCCTGCAGACCACAGGGCCTCCAGAGTGGTGGTGGGAGACGTTCTGAACAAAGACGACGTGAAGAAGACCCTGGAGGGTCAAGATGCGGTCATCGTCATTCTGGGGACAAGAAATGATCTCA gTCCCACAACGATGATGTCTGAGGGAACCCGGAACATTCTGGAGGTCATGAAAGCCAGAGGGATCCGCAAAGTCGTTGCGTGCATGTCAG CGTTCCTTCTGTGGGATCGCGCCAAAGTTCCTCCTCGCCTGGTGCCGGTCACAGAAGACCACGACCGAATGTACGCCGTCCTGAAGGAGTCAGGGTTGGACTACATAGCCGTCATGCCTCCGCATATTGCTG GTGACAAACCTCTAACGGAAAAATACACTGCGACTGAGAACATGTTAAAAGGAAGGGTTATCTCCAAACATGACCTGGGCCATTTCTTTGTCAAGTGTCTTTCCATTTCTGAATGGGATGGAAAAACAGTTGGAGTTTGTGGAGAATATAGTTAA
- the sertad3 gene encoding SERTA domain-containing protein 3, whose protein sequence is MVAKGQKRKLQREDEGGGSAWERQLQSVLDISMDKFHRHQALVEPCLLRSVLINNTLRQVQSEVQAQVESLSALKNSQPPPPVEINAPLFSPNAENTEEDFMAWTSEEDFSLSSAISAILKDLDAAIDAGQGPCASQRAPLGSVENLTQCPLRTARTSDVASAVKTEMMRPGCPQDVALDRLLLNIDASVFDPEVNLLQGFSVTADDLVKYLPSLSRSPSASSSSSSVSHIQAPWEIQEIEHVMDILMRTYP, encoded by the coding sequence ATGGTGGCCAAGGGACAGAAGCGTAAGCTCCAAAGGGAGGACGAGGGAGGAGGTTCGGCGTGGGAAAGGCAGCTGCAGTCCGTGCTGGACATCTCCATGGATAAGTTCCACCGTCACCAGGCTCTCGTGGAGCCCTGCTTGTTACGGTCAGTTCTGATCAACAACACACTGCGGCAGGTCCAGTCCGAGGTCCAGGCGCAGGTCGAATCGCTGTCCGCTCTGAAAAATTCACAACCGCCTCCTCCAGTGGAGATTAATGCACCTTTGTTCTCGCCGAATGCTGAAAATACGGAGGAGGACTTCATGGCCTGGACCTCAGAGGAGGATTTCTCGCTGTCTTCAGCCATTTCTGCCATTCTTAAAGATCTAGATGCGGCCATCGACGCCGGTCAAGGGCCTTGCGCGTCTCAGCGGGCTCCGCTCGGCTCTGTAGAGAATCTAACGCAGTGTCCCCTGAGGACCGCGAGAACGTCCGACGTGGCATCGGCCGTCAAAACGGAGATGATGCGTCCGGGTTGTCCTCAGGATGTAGCTCTAGATAGACTTCTCCTGAACATCGACGCGTCCGTGTTCGATCCGGAGGTGAACCTTCTGCAGGGTTTCTCCGTAACGGCCGACGATCTAGTGAAGTATCTGCCGTCCCTGTCCAGATCCCCGTCCGCATCCTCTTCCTCGTCTTCAGTCTCCCACATTCAGGCCCCGTGGGAAATCCAGGAGATAGAGCACGTTATGGACATCCTGATGCGGACGTACCCGTAA
- the kcnk6 gene encoding potassium channel subfamily K member 6 produces the protein MSTAFRSCFVLCGFVLAYFTYLLLGALVFSAIERPVEETLKSDLSALKAEFLNLSCIDAAALEGFLEKVLRANKYGVSVLENTTLRTNWDLASSLFFANTMVTTVGYGHTTPLSDAGKAFSIVYALIGVPFTMLVLTACVQRLMHPLTYGPISACQRRAGLQPRAASLLHFIVLLFLVVLGFFVLPALVFSAIEETWSFLDAFYFCFISLCTIGLGDFVPAEKPGQRLRALYKISVMVYLFVGLMVMFLVLRTFHKLADVHGWTAFFQLPSCEEEDEDKEPIIEREPDDESPEAEKASIKPLDPNSQVSYNSINR, from the exons ATGTCCACGGCGTTCAGGTCGTGCTTTGTGCTCTGCGGCTTCGTCCTGGCGTACTTTACCTACTTGTTGTTGGGAGCGCTGGTTTTCTCCGCCATCGAGCGACCCGTCGAAGAGACCCTGAAGTCCGACCTGAGCGCCCTGAAAGCCGAGTTCCTCAACCTGAGCTGCATCGACGCCGCGGCTCTCGAGGGCTTCCTGGAGAAGGTTCTGAGGGCGAATAAATACGGCGTGTCGGTGCTCGAAAACACCACGCTCCGGACGAACTGGGACCTGGCGTCCTCTCTGTTCTTCGCCAACACGATGGTCACGACAGTGG GATACGGCCACACGACGCCGCTCTCTGACGCAGGGAAAGCGTTCTCCATCGTGTACGCTCTGATCGGCGTGCCCTTCACCATGCTAGTGCTCACAGCCTGCGTCCAGCGCCTCATGCACCCTCTGACCTACGGGCCGATCTCTGCGTGTCAGCGGAGGGCAGGCCTGCAGCCGCGCGCCGCCAGTCTGCTGCACTTCATCGTCCTGCTGTTTCTGGTGGTGCTCGGCTTCTTCGTGTTGCCCGCGCTGGTGTTCAGCGCCATAGAAGAAACCTGGTCTTTCTTGGACGCCTTCTACTTCTGCTTCATCTCCCTCTGCACTATAGGACTGGGAGACTTTGTGCCGGCAGAAAAGCCTGGTCAGAGGCTCAGAGCTTTGTACAAGATATCAGTCATGG TCTACCTGTTTGTGGGTTTGATGGTCATGTTCCTGGTCCTCCGTACTTTCCACAAGCTTGCAGATGTGCACGGCTGGACCGCTTTCTTCCAGCTGCCCAGCTGTGAGGAGGAAGACGAGGATAAAGAGCCAATAATAGAGCGAGAGCCTGATGATGAATCTCCCGAGGCCGAGAAGGCCTCAATTAAGCCTCTGGATCCCAACTCTCAAGTGTCCTACAACTCCATTAACAGATAA